GTTTGCTTTTGAACATAGTGGATTTGAGTTGACGAATATagttccctcaatttccagttgttCTTTAGGTGAGTTGGTCATTTGTTTGATCACTCTatgttataataaatacatatgttacattataaatgtttatatatgttatatataatgtcaTACCTAACATTACATAATATATGTTAAATAACAAATATGTTATCATTTTATCAAAGTGATAAAATGACTGGATcttagataaaaaaaatgttatcatcaTTGGATTTTGACATATAAGTGTAATAAAGGGAAACTGAGTAAAATCAGTTTATTAACAGTGATATATGTATAAAAAGGTTAgtcaaatgggtcacaaagattACTTCAGGCTCTGACTTTatctattctgtgttctaagaaaGCTCTTCTAAGCTCTAAcagtgtggagatctctttatcatctctgataatcttataaggacagtttaattgataaggaaataaggacaggacaagggagttgtcttttacctcttgcttccagctctggctctaggagcatggagtttattatatatatttcaagactcatttcacacaaaagaaccccctagaaactttgcagatgcacagaagttacaaattatgtcacatcaaaacacaaaacattggctttagaatagaccaaggccaaggctgaattttgactggcttcttatcaggaagccaagttggggagtatccctctcatgGTCGAATTGccctgctaagattttggccttggctataccagggagctacattccttgctgtgttaacagtgttaatcctttaaattcaggtttgataggaacttaaagcttttcaataaggccacaattcttttcaacaagaaatcacaaggatcacaaaaggggtcaaaagaggagtttcatatttttatctatttatctcttattggcttcccacatgacAGAGTGTGGGAGGGGAGGATATTAGGACACCTGCTAATCAAAAATTGATTGGGGCTCAAGAGTGAGAATGGATATGAGTCAACCTTTCTGTTCTTGCTCCTACCCAAGGCCTTTTGGCAGAGGCCCTAAAGGCAAACTGCAATTTAAATACAAATTTGGCTTCCCTCCCTAATATTTCCTAGTCCTGTCTGGCAGTTCTCCCTTTTTCTGTCAATAAGCTCCTGAAAACAGTAAGCACAACAGTTGCTTTCTGGCCTAACTCCATGCATTAATCTCTTGTAAGCAAAGGTCAAGGTACAGGCAGCAGGGGCCTCTTCTGTGCTTATAAAAGCCTTTCATCATTAAAGAGCACCTTCACTCTTCTCTGAGAGGCCTGGGAACTCAGTGATGATGGCactctgggtttttgtttttataatcctGGTGTCTTCTGTCCTGGTAGCTCTGTATGCGCTGGGGGCCTTGCGGCAGAGAAGAGCCAAAGAGCCCCCTTTGGACAAAGGTCCCATCCCCTGGTTTGGTTATACCTGGCACTTATCTAAGGATGCTTCCAGTTTCTTGAAGAAGATGCAAGGGCGTTATGGGAACATCTTCACTCTTCAGGTTGGTGGTAGGTATATCACCTTTGTCACAGACCCCCTCTCTTTTGATGCTGTCCTGAAGGAGAACAAGAGCAAACTGGACTTTTCCAACTTTGCTTCTCAATTGGTGTTCAAAATCTTTAAGTTCCGAGGACCAAAAGATCACGAAAAGGCACTTAAAAGCCACAGCACAAAGTACTTGATGGGTAGCAATTTAACTATGATGACTCAGGCCATGATGGATAATCTACAGGTCCTGTTGCAAGAACTTGATGCTGGTGTGAAATCTGGACTCCAGGAGTGGAAGCAGGATGGGCTATATAAACACTGCCACAACATTGTCTTTAGAGCTGGATACCTGACTTTGTTTGGGAAGTTACCCACTAGTGGCAAATCAGAACACATTCAGGACTTGCTCAGGTCCCAGAAAGTCTTTGAGGAATTCAGGAAATTTGACAGACTCTTTCCTCGGGCATTTTTATCTGCACTTCATCCCAAGGAGAGGCAAGAAATGAAGAGGCTGAGACACTTCTTCTGGGACATTCTCTCTCCACAGCAGATCCTGGAGATGGATAATGTGAGTACATGGATCTATTTCTCTCAGCAACATCTAGCTGACAGTGGAGTGTCTGACATAGGACAGagtcaaaataatctggtactacTCTGGGCTTCCCAGGGCAACACAGGTGTTGTGGCCTTCTGggctctcctcttcctcctgaaGAATCCCAAAGCTCTGAAGGCTGTAAGAGAGGAGGCAGAAGGAATCCTCAGGAaaatggggaaggagaagagatcaGCTGGGGTACCTGTCAATGTTGAATATAGCATGCTGCAACAGACCCCAGTGCTGGATAGTGTCATGGAGGAGACATTACGCATGGTGGTTGCCCCTTTCCTGACCAGATCTGTCATGCAGGACATGACCTTGAAAATGGATGATGGCAGGGAGTATGCCCTCCGCAAGGGAGATGAAATTTCCATCTTCCCCTACCTTTTCCTCCATATGGACCCAGAAATCCACCCAGACCCCACCACATTCAAATATGACCGTTTCCTGAACCCTGATGGCAGCCCAAAGGTAGATTTCTACAAGCAAGGGAAGAGGATCAAATCTCACATACTGCCATGGGGTGCTGGCACCTCCCTCTGTCCTGGAAGATTCTTTGCCCTCAATGAGATGAAGATGTTTGTCTTCTTGATGGTCGTGCAATATGATATAGAGTTAGTTGACCAAGAAGTAGAGATCCCTCCAATAGATGTGAAGCGATGGGGAATCGGTGCCATGCAGCCAATATATGATGTCCCGTTCCGATATCGGATGCGCTTCTAGATTGAAGGGGAAAACTTTTGCACAAGATCAGGGATGAAGTGGGGGTACAGGTGCTACTTCCTCTTTCTAATCACCTATTAATTCCCCAGAATCTCTTCCCTTATAACATGGATCTTGTCCTTGCTGCCCTGATGAAACTACTCATCAAGCAACTTTTGGATCATTTGGCAGTATGGTATGCTGGAA
Above is a window of Gracilinanus agilis isolate LMUSP501 unplaced genomic scaffold, AgileGrace unplaced_scaffold32154, whole genome shotgun sequence DNA encoding:
- the LOC123254771 gene encoding 5-beta-cholestane-3-alpha,7-alpha-diol 12-alpha-hydroxylase-like, with protein sequence MMALWVFVFIILVSSVLVALYALGALRQRRAKEPPLDKGPIPWFGYTWHLSKDASSFLKKMQGRYGNIFTLQVGGRYITFVTDPLSFDAVLKENKSKLDFSNFASQLVFKIFKFRGPKDHEKALKSHSTKYLMGSNLTMMTQAMMDNLQVLLQELDAGVKSGLQEWKQDGLYKHCHNIVFRAGYLTLFGKLPTSGKSEHIQDLLRSQKVFEEFRKFDRLFPRAFLSALHPKERQEMKRLRHFFWDILSPQQILEMDNVSTWIYFSQQHLADSGVSDIGQSQNNLVLLWASQGNTGVVAFWALLFLLKNPKALKAVREEAEGILRKMGKEKRSAGVPVNVEYSMLQQTPVLDSVMEETLRMVVAPFLTRSVMQDMTLKMDDGREYALRKGDEISIFPYLFLHMDPEIHPDPTTFKYDRFLNPDGSPKVDFYKQGKRIKSHILPWGAGTSLCPGRFFALNEMKMFVFLMVVQYDIELVDQEVEIPPIDVKRWGIGAMQPIYDVPFRYRMRF